The following coding sequences are from one Formosa haliotis window:
- a CDS encoding TlpA family protein disulfide reductase, whose amino-acid sequence MKHLYLIILLSICFTACNKNSKNGTGSSAFLGGEIINPSDKFVIISRENKVLDTVDLDQNNRFLYKINPVESGLYTFSHGGEIQMIFLEPNDSIIFRLNNLDFDESLVFTGKGAKENNYLINMFLENERINNKVLRLSQSSPEIFEKHLDSIKSVLQENLDEFESKYTTSDLFKKIAQANIDYNFYAQKELYPFAYYGNNELKNLQSLPEDFYDYRSKIDYNDNDLKDYFPYYTFLKYNVNNLALQRHFNHSKDSVFNKRSLHYNLDKLEVIDSLVTNSSIKNFLLNFAALRYINSCNRIDDFTPYLNSYLEKSTSPENDAYIKKLVTSLKNLKPGNLLPNTIVTNNKNEELHLSDFIKRPTVIYFWSFNLKNHFLDSHKKVQELMKKYPEIDFIAMNIDKDDVNWVNYLQQYQYPLKNEYHFKNPDISRQILALNSINRVMLINADRTIINSNTNMFSKDFEEQLLGMLNQ is encoded by the coding sequence ATGAAGCACCTTTACCTAATTATCTTACTTTCAATATGTTTTACGGCCTGCAATAAAAATTCTAAAAACGGTACTGGGTCTTCGGCCTTTTTAGGTGGAGAAATAATTAATCCGAGCGATAAATTTGTTATTATTTCTAGAGAAAACAAAGTTTTAGATACGGTCGATTTAGACCAAAATAATCGATTTTTATATAAAATAAACCCGGTAGAGTCTGGTTTATACACCTTTTCGCATGGCGGAGAAATTCAAATGATTTTTCTTGAACCTAACGACAGTATTATTTTTAGACTTAACAATTTAGATTTTGATGAATCTTTAGTTTTTACAGGAAAAGGCGCCAAAGAAAATAATTATCTTATTAATATGTTCTTAGAAAACGAACGCATTAATAATAAAGTATTAAGACTTAGTCAGTCGTCTCCAGAAATTTTCGAAAAACATTTAGATTCTATTAAATCTGTACTTCAAGAAAATTTAGACGAATTTGAATCTAAATACACAACATCGGATTTATTCAAAAAAATTGCTCAAGCTAATATTGACTATAATTTTTATGCTCAGAAAGAACTTTATCCTTTTGCTTATTACGGCAATAATGAATTAAAAAATTTACAATCTTTACCCGAAGATTTTTACGATTACCGCTCTAAAATTGATTATAACGACAACGACTTAAAAGACTATTTCCCGTATTATACTTTTTTAAAATACAATGTAAATAATCTAGCTTTACAAAGACATTTTAACCATTCTAAGGATAGTGTTTTCAATAAAAGATCGCTGCATTACAATTTAGATAAACTCGAGGTAATAGATAGTTTGGTGACTAACTCATCGATTAAAAATTTCCTTTTAAACTTTGCAGCTTTACGATATATAAATTCATGTAATCGGATAGATGATTTTACACCATATTTAAATTCTTATCTCGAAAAAAGTACTTCGCCAGAAAATGACGCATACATAAAAAAACTGGTTACATCTCTTAAAAACTTGAAACCTGGTAACCTCCTACCCAATACTATTGTTACCAACAATAAGAATGAAGAATTACATTTAAGCGATTTTATAAAACGACCAACTGTTATTTATTTTTGGTCTTTTAATCTTAAAAATCACTTTTTAGATAGTCATAAAAAAGTTCAGGAACTCATGAAAAAGTATCCTGAAATAGATTTCATTGCCATGAATATTGATAAAGATGATGTAAACTGGGTGAACTATTTACAACAATATCAATATCCGCTTAAAAATGAATATCATTTTAAAAATCCAGATATTTCAAGACAAATTTTAGCTTTAAATTCTATTAATAGAGTTATGCTTATAAATGCAGACAGAACTATTATTAATAGCAATACCAATATGTTCTCTAAAGATTTTGAAGAACAATTATTAGGCATGCTTAACCAATAA
- a CDS encoding ABC-F family ATP-binding cassette domain-containing protein, whose protein sequence is MLSVSNLSVQFGKRVLFDEVSTVFNQGNCYGIIGANGAGKSTFLNIIAGKQEPTSGHVHLEAGKRMSVLEQNHNLYDEHTVLETVIMGNKPLFKIKTEIDALYADYTDENAEKIGELQVQFEEMNGWNADSDAAALLSNLGINEDFHYTLMKDLDGKQKVRVLLAQALFGNPDVLIMDEPTNDLDYETITWLENFIANFDNCVIVVSHDRHFLDAVCTHISDIDFAKINHYSGNYTFWYESSQLAARQHAQQNKKAEEKKKELEEFIRRFSANVAKSKQATSRKKMIDKLNIEDIRRTSRRYPAIIFERDREAGDQILNVENLSASIDGEVLFKDINLNLNKGDKVVVYSKDSRATTAFYQILNNKEQPDSGSFDWGVTTTQSYLPLDNSEFFKNDLSLVDWLRQWATTEEEREEVYVRGFLGKMIFSGEEALKKSNVLSGGEKVRCMLSRMMMVRANVLMLDEPTNHLDLESITAFNNSLKNFKGTILFSTHDHEFAQTVANRVIELTPSGIIDRYTTFDEYMQDPKIKEQRTKMYTV, encoded by the coding sequence ATGTTATCAGTTTCAAATCTTTCCGTTCAGTTTGGGAAGCGTGTACTTTTCGATGAAGTAAGTACAGTTTTTAATCAGGGAAATTGCTACGGGATTATTGGTGCTAATGGTGCTGGAAAATCTACTTTTCTTAATATTATAGCAGGCAAGCAAGAGCCAACTTCTGGACACGTCCATTTAGAAGCAGGAAAGCGTATGTCGGTTTTAGAACAAAACCACAATTTATACGATGAGCATACGGTTTTAGAAACGGTTATAATGGGGAATAAACCCTTATTTAAAATCAAGACCGAAATAGATGCTTTATATGCTGATTATACAGATGAAAATGCTGAAAAAATTGGAGAGCTTCAAGTCCAGTTTGAGGAGATGAATGGTTGGAATGCCGATAGCGATGCTGCAGCATTATTATCTAACTTGGGTATCAATGAAGATTTTCATTATACCCTAATGAAAGACCTAGATGGTAAGCAAAAAGTACGTGTGTTATTAGCTCAAGCCCTTTTTGGAAATCCAGATGTGTTGATTATGGATGAGCCTACCAACGATTTGGATTACGAAACCATTACGTGGTTAGAGAATTTTATTGCTAACTTCGATAACTGTGTAATTGTTGTATCGCACGATAGACACTTTTTAGATGCGGTATGTACTCATATTTCCGATATCGATTTTGCTAAAATCAATCATTATTCTGGTAATTATACTTTTTGGTACGAGTCTTCTCAATTAGCAGCAAGGCAGCATGCACAACAAAACAAAAAGGCTGAAGAGAAAAAGAAAGAATTAGAAGAATTTATTCGTCGTTTTTCTGCAAACGTTGCAAAAAGTAAACAAGCAACAAGTAGAAAGAAAATGATTGATAAATTAAATATAGAAGATATTAGACGTACAAGTAGACGTTATCCTGCTATTATTTTTGAACGTGATAGAGAAGCTGGAGATCAGATTTTAAACGTAGAAAATCTTTCGGCATCGATAGATGGTGAAGTACTTTTTAAAGATATAAACCTAAATTTAAATAAAGGCGATAAAGTTGTGGTATACTCTAAAGACTCTAGAGCAACTACAGCATTTTATCAAATATTAAATAATAAAGAGCAACCAGATTCAGGATCTTTTGATTGGGGAGTAACAACAACACAATCCTATTTACCTTTAGATAATAGCGAGTTCTTTAAAAATGATTTAAGTTTAGTAGACTGGTTACGCCAATGGGCTACTACCGAAGAAGAACGCGAAGAAGTATATGTTCGTGGATTTTTAGGTAAAATGATTTTTAGTGGAGAAGAAGCCTTAAAGAAATCGAATGTATTATCTGGAGGAGAAAAAGTGCGTTGTATGTTAAGTCGTATGATGATGGTTAGAGCGAATGTTTTAATGTTAGACGAACCTACAAACCATTTAGATTTAGAGAGTATTACAGCATTTAATAACTCTTTAAAGAACTTTAAGGGTACGATATTATTTTCTACTCACGATCATGAATTTGCACAAACGGTAGCTAACCGTGTTATAGAATTAACGCCTTCTGGTATTATAGACCGTTACACTACGTTTGATGAATATATGCAAGACCCTAAAATAAAAGAACAGCGTACAAAAATGTACACTGTTTAA
- a CDS encoding putative signal transducing protein, which translates to MKDSNYVKVFTGSFILVQRLTNELETANINAIIKDESESGRLAGFGSSIQGQQEIFVNKEEEQAALKIITAVTSELEA; encoded by the coding sequence ATGAAAGATTCTAACTATGTAAAGGTGTTTACCGGAAGCTTCATACTGGTTCAGCGATTAACAAACGAACTAGAAACAGCAAATATTAATGCTATAATAAAAGACGAAAGTGAGTCTGGAAGACTAGCAGGATTTGGCTCTTCGATTCAAGGGCAACAAGAAATTTTTGTTAATAAAGAAGAAGAACAAGCGGCTTTAAAAATTATTACCGCGGTAACTTCAGAATTAGAGGCATAA
- a CDS encoding cold-shock protein, translated as MNKGTVKFFNDSKGFGFIIEDDTNKEHFVHISGLIDEIREGDAVEFDLQEGKKGLNAVNVKVI; from the coding sequence ATGAACAAAGGAACAGTAAAATTCTTTAACGACTCAAAAGGATTTGGATTCATTATTGAAGACGACACAAACAAAGAACATTTCGTACACATCTCTGGATTAATTGACGAAATTCGTGAAGGAGATGCAGTAGAATTCGATTTACAAGAAGGTAAAAAAGGATTAAACGCAGTAAATGTAAAAGTAATCTAA
- a CDS encoding 2TM domain-containing protein, whose amino-acid sequence MTESVKNIVITFGLGCVIFLIGNIFFDGFNFESVSDFFIDFIFYQLYAFVLGYSNMTFFAMLAKRPWRKEQGVLRIILGFIGAALITLLGLFVLHGFTSMVYHGNTFSEFIAHEKLSHYSFGFWVTINIVIIYHFVYYYNAYQQRKIKEQKVIAGTASAQFESLKNQIDPHFLFNSLNVLSALIEENPDNAQRFTVSLSKIYRYVLEQKDKELVTVEEELSFAKTYMNLLNMRFENSIIYSPPVHFDNPDAKVVPLSLQLLLENTIKHNIVSEQKPLKISITVEDNYLIVTNNLQKKDVLKTREGVGLQNIVNRYAILTKRHVLVSETADAFSVKIPILTKQISIMETTKQQYNEQDAYYRAKKRVEEIKGFYGNLVSYCVVIPFLIFINYKTSWGFQWFWFPMLGWGMGLIFHAFSVFGYGKTWEERKIQEILEKEKQQKKWN is encoded by the coding sequence ATGACAGAGTCAGTAAAAAATATAGTTATAACATTTGGATTAGGTTGCGTTATTTTCTTAATCGGGAATATTTTCTTTGATGGGTTTAATTTCGAATCGGTAAGCGATTTTTTTATCGACTTTATATTTTATCAGTTATATGCTTTTGTGTTAGGCTATTCAAATATGACATTTTTTGCTATGCTAGCTAAGCGACCATGGCGAAAGGAACAAGGTGTTTTAAGAATAATATTAGGATTTATAGGCGCGGCCCTAATTACCTTATTAGGCTTGTTTGTATTGCATGGTTTTACCAGTATGGTGTATCATGGCAATACTTTTTCCGAATTTATTGCTCATGAAAAACTATCGCATTATAGCTTTGGTTTTTGGGTCACTATAAATATTGTTATTATTTATCATTTTGTGTATTACTACAATGCATATCAGCAACGAAAAATTAAAGAGCAGAAGGTAATTGCCGGTACCGCAAGTGCACAATTCGAGAGTTTAAAAAACCAAATCGATCCACATTTCTTATTTAATAGTTTAAATGTATTAAGTGCCTTAATCGAAGAAAATCCAGACAATGCGCAACGCTTTACGGTTTCATTATCTAAAATTTACCGCTATGTTTTAGAGCAAAAAGATAAGGAGTTGGTAACGGTAGAAGAGGAATTAAGTTTTGCTAAAACGTATATGAATTTGCTTAATATGCGATTCGAAAACAGCATCATCTACTCGCCACCAGTACATTTTGATAATCCAGATGCTAAAGTCGTGCCGCTCTCTTTGCAATTGTTATTAGAGAATACGATAAAACACAATATAGTAAGTGAGCAAAAACCCTTAAAAATAAGCATTACTGTAGAAGATAATTATTTAATAGTAACCAATAATTTACAAAAGAAAGACGTATTAAAAACCCGAGAGGGCGTGGGTTTACAAAATATTGTAAATCGTTATGCTATTCTAACTAAACGACATGTTTTAGTAAGTGAAACGGCAGATGCTTTCAGTGTTAAAATACCAATATTAACCAAACAAATTTCAATTATGGAAACAACAAAACAACAATATAACGAACAAGACGCGTATTACCGCGCAAAAAAACGCGTAGAAGAAATAAAAGGATTTTATGGAAATTTAGTCTCTTATTGTGTTGTCATACCTTTTTTAATATTTATAAATTACAAAACCTCGTGGGGCTTTCAATGGTTTTGGTTCCCAATGTTGGGTTGGGGAATGGGCCTAATTTTTCATGCTTTTTCTGTGTTCGGATATGGAAAAACATGGGAAGAACGTAAAATTCAAGAAATTTTAGAAAAAGAAAAACAACAAAAAAAATGGAACTAA
- a CDS encoding 2TM domain-containing protein — MEQSYFEKERYERAKKQVKRIRGFYSHALVYIVINLMLVVINIQHLEPGESYFQWRNFITLGSWGIGLLAHGLSVFLPTLVIGKNWEDEKIKELMEKEKKHTWE, encoded by the coding sequence ATGGAACAGTCATATTTTGAAAAAGAACGATACGAACGAGCTAAAAAACAAGTAAAACGCATCAGAGGTTTTTATTCACATGCCTTAGTTTACATTGTCATAAATCTCATGTTAGTCGTAATAAACATTCAGCATTTGGAACCCGGAGAGAGTTATTTTCAATGGCGTAATTTTATAACTCTAGGGTCGTGGGGTATAGGCTTGCTCGCTCATGGTTTATCTGTATTTCTACCCACTTTAGTAATTGGTAAAAATTGGGAAGACGAGAAAATTAAAGAACTCATGGAAAAGGAGAAAAAACATACTTGGGAGTAA
- a CDS encoding LytR/AlgR family response regulator transcription factor: MKVIIIEDEKPSARRLQRMLLQLNLEVETMLHSVEASIQWFQENTHPDLIFLDIQLSDGLSFEIFDAVTIQSAIIFTTAYDEYALKAFKLNSIDYLLKPIDEDDLIQAVDKFKMRIPKQEQVVLNFNDIKNLLVNPLDRSYKKRFSVQVGQHLKLINSDDVECFYSENKGTYVHTQNGRNYLLNTTLDQLENDLEPETFFRVNRKFIININAIGDMLNFTNSRLEIKLKSFRGDQVIVARERVKTFKDWLV; encoded by the coding sequence ATGAAAGTCATTATTATAGAAGACGAAAAACCATCAGCACGGCGCTTGCAACGCATGTTGTTACAACTAAACCTAGAGGTAGAAACGATGTTACATTCTGTAGAAGCTTCCATCCAGTGGTTTCAAGAGAATACCCATCCCGATTTAATATTTTTAGACATCCAGCTTAGCGATGGTTTATCGTTCGAAATCTTTGATGCTGTTACCATTCAATCAGCAATAATTTTCACCACGGCTTACGATGAATATGCACTTAAAGCATTTAAATTAAATAGCATAGATTATCTGCTTAAACCCATAGATGAGGACGATTTAATACAAGCTGTAGATAAGTTTAAAATGCGAATTCCTAAACAGGAGCAAGTGGTTTTAAATTTTAACGATATAAAAAATTTGTTAGTTAACCCTCTAGATAGATCATATAAAAAGCGGTTTTCTGTACAAGTTGGTCAGCATTTAAAACTTATAAATAGCGACGATGTAGAGTGCTTTTATAGCGAAAATAAAGGGACGTATGTGCATACCCAAAACGGAAGAAATTATTTGTTAAACACAACTTTAGATCAGTTAGAAAATGATTTAGAACCCGAAACTTTTTTTCGCGTTAACCGTAAGTTTATTATAAATATTAATGCAATAGGAGACATGTTAAACTTTACAAATTCTAGATTAGAAATAAAATTAAAGTCCTTTAGAGGAGATCAAGTTATTGTTGCTAGAGAACGTGTAAAAACGTTTAAAGATTGGTTGGTGTAA
- a CDS encoding lipocalin-like domain-containing protein — translation MKTNLTTLLLVCLVCYFTQAQDWKTYPYSPEGSLISFPKDEGAHTAEAVEWWYTAGEVVGETSGKHYAYMLSYFDYSYGGFDGFRIFNLRDLSTGAFYQSTLPLYYKTLSTEALSIEAAVVLGTTETWSNTVDGDNKIIPFEYTVKASSDAGSIDFLYESVKRPLIIGGTGKIDQGSSKYSYYYSQTKNEVSGKITLNGITENVIGTAWIDRQYGNFNPLSSEKYEWFSLQLSNGMDLNLWNIFTPENTVPNNSKYKILSAYVNEDTRFTIHDFNIERLAFNWMPDEAKCYSKKWHLTAASKGIDLTIENRYTDAEIQLPFRFYEGATTITGTINGVEVTGIGFSELVHSYEHPEISISSLPDQMYTPGIPVTWELENPDDGRPIYYDILFSTDETNFMEIASNLTDTSFTWDSPTLEQGDTVTFKVVAHSIDNALISETTSDPWVFSTLSVEESVLNQINIFPNPVQSQLHLHVPQQLKNLNVQVIDISGRIVSQIKVPAGSSKIVAIDTKNFHSGFYYLHCISNGAKKSFKFIKK, via the coding sequence ATGAAAACCAACCTAACCACTTTACTATTAGTATGTTTAGTCTGTTATTTTACACAGGCCCAAGACTGGAAAACTTATCCTTATTCACCAGAAGGCAGTTTAATATCCTTTCCCAAAGATGAAGGAGCTCATACTGCCGAAGCCGTTGAATGGTGGTATACAGCAGGCGAAGTTGTAGGAGAAACTTCTGGTAAACATTATGCCTATATGTTAAGTTATTTCGATTATAGTTATGGAGGTTTTGATGGGTTTAGAATTTTTAACCTTAGAGATTTAAGTACGGGAGCATTTTATCAAAGTACCCTTCCTTTATACTATAAAACCTTATCTACCGAGGCTTTAAGCATCGAGGCTGCAGTGGTTTTAGGAACCACTGAAACGTGGAGCAATACCGTTGATGGAGATAATAAAATTATCCCTTTTGAATATACCGTTAAAGCCAGTTCTGATGCTGGTAGTATAGACTTTTTGTATGAAAGCGTTAAGCGACCTCTAATTATTGGTGGTACAGGGAAGATCGATCAAGGATCATCTAAATATTCGTATTATTATTCTCAAACAAAGAATGAAGTATCTGGTAAAATTACCCTAAACGGTATAACAGAGAATGTTATAGGAACAGCCTGGATAGATAGACAATATGGTAATTTTAATCCGTTATCTAGTGAAAAGTATGAGTGGTTTAGTCTACAGCTTTCTAATGGAATGGATTTAAATCTCTGGAATATTTTTACTCCAGAGAATACCGTTCCAAACAATTCTAAATATAAAATTCTTTCGGCTTATGTTAATGAAGACACACGGTTTACCATTCACGATTTCAACATCGAGCGATTAGCGTTTAACTGGATGCCTGATGAAGCTAAGTGCTATTCTAAAAAATGGCACTTAACGGCAGCATCTAAAGGTATAGATTTAACCATAGAAAACCGATATACCGATGCAGAAATTCAATTGCCTTTTAGGTTTTACGAAGGGGCAACCACTATAACAGGAACAATTAATGGTGTGGAGGTTACAGGAATAGGTTTCTCAGAACTTGTGCATTCTTACGAGCACCCAGAAATTTCCATCTCTAGTTTGCCAGACCAAATGTATACCCCGGGGATTCCAGTAACGTGGGAGTTAGAAAACCCAGACGATGGCCGGCCAATATATTACGATATTTTATTTTCTACTGATGAAACGAACTTTATGGAAATTGCTTCAAATCTAACCGACACTAGCTTTACCTGGGACTCGCCTACCTTGGAACAAGGAGACACGGTGACCTTTAAAGTAGTTGCACATTCTATAGATAATGCCTTAATAAGTGAAACAACTTCTGACCCTTGGGTGTTTTCAACCTTATCTGTAGAAGAATCAGTTTTAAACCAAATTAATATATTTCCAAACCCCGTTCAATCGCAATTGCATTTACATGTACCACAACAATTAAAAAATTTAAACGTACAGGTTATAGATATTAGTGGACGTATTGTTTCTCAGATTAAAGTGCCTGCAGGCTCTTCTAAAATAGTTGCTATAGATACTAAGAATTTTCATTCAGGGTTTTATTACTTGCATTGTATAAGTAATGGCGCAAAAAAGAGTTTTAAATTTATAAAGAAGTAA
- a CDS encoding LETM1-related biofilm-associated protein, with product MNPSASGWIKKLIKELSQQTLLDNPSDENFYTAFRETGFIYGYNIKVVNDYIINADLTEEELCKVNFFIAFIHIHKESNTAKPLFESIVEFYSAINENKSSFLDDILGRDSVEILVEKIMHKRVQINDNVITKNFNHYITNVLLYIDIIAYQHFLEQNKISKSYLEHLESSIITIVLHALNLKSFKSSYDNSLIELFESSIRYQQTKPLTFNEALAMANGDQHTLYYFDIACMAAWSDKTIEPIEVEFLNTLSLSLHITDKERADSLYTINAFFNDNRSNIPLLSSKNVVKSFYHRSTQMVSKLISRNRHRLLKELRGSKELMVLLTKSTVRDLTPQEHKKVNEQLLDIFKTIPSLAIFLLPGGAILLPIVIKFIPKLLPAAFDDNRIEDE from the coding sequence ATGAACCCATCGGCAAGTGGCTGGATTAAGAAATTAATTAAAGAATTATCGCAACAAACGTTATTAGATAATCCTTCTGATGAAAATTTCTATACTGCTTTTCGTGAAACTGGATTTATTTATGGTTATAACATAAAAGTTGTAAACGACTATATTATAAATGCAGATTTAACTGAAGAAGAGCTATGTAAAGTAAACTTTTTTATAGCCTTTATACATATCCATAAAGAAAGTAATACCGCAAAACCATTATTTGAGAGTATCGTTGAGTTTTATTCGGCCATAAACGAAAATAAATCGTCTTTTCTAGATGATATATTGGGGCGAGATTCTGTTGAGATTTTGGTTGAAAAAATAATGCATAAGCGCGTTCAAATTAATGACAACGTGATTACAAAAAACTTTAATCACTACATTACAAACGTCTTGTTGTATATTGACATAATAGCCTACCAGCATTTTCTAGAACAAAATAAAATTTCGAAATCTTACTTAGAGCACCTAGAATCTTCTATAATTACAATTGTGCTTCATGCCTTAAATTTAAAATCTTTTAAAAGTAGTTACGACAATAGTTTAATTGAATTGTTTGAATCCTCCATCCGGTATCAACAAACTAAACCCTTAACTTTTAATGAAGCCCTTGCCATGGCAAATGGCGATCAGCATACACTATATTATTTCGATATTGCTTGTATGGCAGCCTGGAGCGACAAAACCATAGAACCTATAGAAGTTGAATTTTTAAATACATTAAGCCTCTCGCTTCATATAACAGATAAAGAACGAGCTGATTCGTTATATACTATAAATGCATTTTTTAACGATAACCGAAGTAACATTCCTTTACTAAGTTCTAAAAATGTGGTAAAAAGTTTTTACCACAGGTCTACACAAATGGTTAGTAAACTAATCTCAAGAAACCGTCATAGACTTTTAAAAGAATTAAGAGGAAGCAAAGAATTAATGGTGCTTTTAACAAAATCTACCGTACGCGATTTAACCCCACAGGAACACAAAAAAGTAAATGAGCAATTGTTAGATATTTTTAAAACCATACCTAGCCTAGCTATATTCTTGCTTCCTGGAGGTGCTATTTTGTTACCAATTGTAATTAAATTTATTCCGAAATTACTACCTGCTGCCTTTGATGATAACCGTATAGAAGACGAGTAA
- a CDS encoding DUF4331 family protein, giving the protein MKTMKIILGIGALSIAGFFMVAADHIDAPAVQGGSSDITDFYAFQGENTDNLVFVANVQGLLSPSASEKAMFSENTLIEINIDTNDDKIEDWVIQAIPRDGKMYFFGPVKPSATGLTSKIETMGTSAMVDITPYGSEAIIANSNGMSFFAGPRDDPFFMDFAQYTEIINGNASGFNAMGSDTFAGTNVMAVVVEVPKNMIGGSGTINTWVESKTKQ; this is encoded by the coding sequence ATGAAAACAATGAAAATTATTTTAGGAATCGGAGCGTTGTCAATAGCCGGATTCTTTATGGTAGCAGCCGATCATATCGATGCGCCAGCAGTACAGGGAGGTTCAAGCGATATTACCGACTTTTATGCCTTTCAAGGAGAAAACACAGACAATTTAGTATTTGTTGCCAATGTCCAAGGATTATTAAGTCCGTCGGCTTCAGAAAAAGCTATGTTTAGTGAAAACACCTTAATAGAAATTAACATCGATACCAACGATGACAAAATTGAAGATTGGGTTATTCAAGCCATTCCTCGCGATGGGAAAATGTATTTCTTCGGTCCTGTAAAACCATCGGCAACAGGATTAACAAGTAAAATTGAAACTATGGGAACTTCGGCTATGGTAGATATTACACCTTACGGCTCTGAAGCTATAATTGCGAACAGTAATGGAATGTCATTTTTTGCAGGTCCAAGAGACGATCCTTTTTTTATGGATTTCGCACAATACACCGAAATTATTAATGGAAATGCCTCCGGCTTTAACGCCATGGGGAGCGACACTTTTGCAGGAACCAATGTTATGGCTGTAGTCGTAGAAGTACCAAAAAATATGATTGGTGGTTCTGGAACTATAAACACTTGGGTAGAATCTAAAACAAAACAATAA
- a CDS encoding DUF4331 family protein encodes MKTLKYLIVAVGVSILSFNCSNDDDNMMVDESGPDFSGIYMQADQMGRPAVNTVFVSPSAKDQFNVTIPSKQGAAFQSMFQTNLEGLSPAYAMPGDKNALGLDAATFTSVLATDVLTVSLDGKTTFYDGTNVLTGRALQDDVITVELLLIFGGEDFSENPGLSNDNVDANDKAFLSSFPYLASAW; translated from the coding sequence ATGAAAACTTTAAAATATTTAATTGTAGCAGTAGGGGTTTCAATACTTTCTTTTAACTGTTCTAACGACGACGATAATATGATGGTAGATGAATCGGGTCCTGATTTTTCTGGAATCTACATGCAAGCCGATCAAATGGGGCGCCCAGCAGTAAACACGGTTTTTGTGTCGCCTTCGGCCAAAGATCAATTCAATGTTACTATTCCGTCTAAACAAGGAGCCGCTTTTCAAAGCATGTTTCAAACCAATTTAGAAGGTTTAAGTCCGGCCTATGCTATGCCCGGTGATAAAAATGCATTGGGATTAGATGCGGCAACATTTACCAGTGTTTTAGCAACCGATGTGTTAACCGTGTCATTAGATGGAAAAACTACATTTTACGACGGTACCAATGTATTAACGGGGCGCGCTTTACAAGATGATGTTATTACGGTAGAATTGTTATTAATTTTTGGAGGAGAAGACTTTTCAGAAAATCCAGGATTATCTAACGACAATGTAGATGCCAACGATAAGGCGTTCTTAAGTTCATTTCCGTACCTAGCCTCAGCTTGGTAG